One genomic window of Elaeis guineensis isolate ETL-2024a chromosome 2, EG11, whole genome shotgun sequence includes the following:
- the LOC140855538 gene encoding lysine-specific demethylase JMJ18-like isoform X3, producing the protein MEVTATPPVQMNAEHGGGNKGKFKRSLRNRNGIDYFILDYSSEGESDYEGAIKDCYFKCPLQTDDHPRSSGHSKPHKETARWIPEKACRPVIDEAPIFYPIEEEFKDTLRYIASIRQKAEQYGICRIVPPPSWKPTCLLKERSFWENAKFATRVQPVDLLQNREPMKKKSRNHCHRKRKRRRGKRFGMTRRCNNSNSSEANNDCAASDTDEKFGFQSGPDFTLKQFQEYANDFKVQYFGIEDSSETLVSCNEDPQKKWQPSVEEIEGEYWRIVEEPTEEVEVLYGADLETGVFGSGFPKAPLSNEIYSDPYALSGWNLNNFPRLSGSVLSFESGDISGVLVPWIYIGMCFSSFCWHVEDHHLYSLNYMHWGEPKIWYGVPGSDAVKLEDAMRKNLPELFEEQPDLLHELVTQLSPSVLKSEGVPVYRAIQNPGEFILTFPRAYHSGFNCGFNCAEAVNVAPIDWLPHGQCAVELYSMQCRKTSVSHDKLLLGAAEKAVRALWELSFLGSKSLDNLRWQRVCGKDGTLTKSIQARVLMEQKRRDSLCSTWQFRKMDKNFDASKERECFSCFYDLHLSASGCVCSPNRFACLTHAELLCTCDPGKRFFIFRYNMEELNTLLEALEGDLNAMRHCALDIVRPIQLSQLEVKERSGEMKSAYASDIKYSDQSSYKSQKQFISNNNGDADTSYQDNGSQVCKAVSESPACFQRTKEIPDINGSCKSDHNNASKVMEENRQGPRMFYASSVKDEFGSENLDKEPFLTKSDAVDMQQLEVASKSLRDNLFDGSTGEKHHRQSSDQNSRQPAKESNSRIPACLDSKEEQGWSSPMLKKSHYSCSLGVDDHACDRTQLECKSKITNSMLISSPDYRYSVLPCHPSELVAQYDLTNKILNVVSCPQGAEHLPKSSPKLFGYELRRLQRHRTTHSDGEGTRLMGADLSQFNELDQPSHETEKVNQRSKYFIEPLNFGMVMPGKRWYTKKAIFPKGFKSRVRFFSILDPTKICNYISEVLDAGLLRPLFKVTVEENQEQTFMHVSAQQCWDMVRDRLNQEIIKLCNHGKRNLPPLQPAGSIDGLEMFGFLSPSIIQVIEALDPHHQCSDYWASKSNVLLTSELIEVTHPPIEVVKNSATRNEPEKSLLRSRNTRKTENKLFGVDITRSEKDQPDRSSCILAEEVQDVLGGLFRKASMEELRMVHKIFCSSSGSNNWRAALDTLLDEIQRKAHK; encoded by the exons ATGGAAGTTACTGCAACGCCACCGGTACAAATGAATGCTGAGCATGGTGGTGGCAACAAAGGGAAGTTTAAACGCTCTCTTCGGAACAGAAACGGGATAGATTATTTTATACTTGATTATAGCTCAGAGGGGGAATCAGACTATGAAGGGGCGATCAAG GATTGCTATTTTAAATGTCCTCTGCAAACTGATGACCATCCCAGATCGTCAGGCCACTCTAAACCGCACAAG GAAACTGCTAGATGGATTCCAGAAAAAGCATGTAGACCAGTTATTGATGAAGCTCCTATATTCTACCCCATTGAAGAG GAGTTCAAAGACACTCTTCGTTATATTGCTAGCATACGCCAGAAAGCTGAACAATATGGTATATGCCGCATTGTGCCACCACCTTCCTGGAAGCCTACCTGCCTTCTGAAAGAGAGGAGCTTCTGGGAGAATGCCAAGTTTGCTACTCGAGTTCAACCAGTTGACTTGCTTCAAAATAGAGagccaatgaaaaaaaaatccagGAATCATTGTCACaggaaaaggaagagaagaagaggcaaaagatttggaatgactCGTAGATGTAATAACTCCAATAGCTCAGAGGCTAATAATGACTGTGCTGCCTCAGACACGGATGAAAAATTTGGTTTCCAGTCTGGTCCAGACTTCACACTGAAACAATTCCAGGAATATGCTAATGACTTCAAGGTgcaatattttggcattgaagattctAGCGAAACCTTAGTTTCCTGTAATGAAGATCCTCAGAAGAAGTGGCAACCCTCAGTGGAGGAAATTGAAGGGGAATACTGGCGAATAGTTGAAGAACCAACCGAAGAAGTCGAG GTACTCTATGGTGCTGATTTGGAAACTGGTGTATTTGGTAGCGGGTTTCCTAAAGCACCATTATCAAATGAAATTTACTCAGATCCATATGCGCTGTCAGGCTGGAACTTGAACAATTTTCCTCGACTTTCCGGTTCTGTACTTTCTTTTGAAAGTGGAGATATCTCTGGAGTCCTAGTGCCTTGGATATACATTGGGATGTGTTTTTCATCATTTTGTTGG CATGTGGAAGATCACCACCTCTATTCTCTGAACTATATGCACTGGGGTGAACCCAAAATATGGTATGGGGTCCCTGGAAGTGATGCTGTGAAATTGGAAGATGCCATGAGAAAGAATTTACCAGAATTATTTGAAGAACAACCTGATTTGCTGCACGAATTG GTTACTCAATTGTCTCCTTCTGTTCTAAAGTCTGAGGGTGTTCCAGTTTACCGTGCTATTCAGAATCCTGGGGAATTTATTCTTACTTTTCCAAGAGCATACCACTCTGGCTTCAACTGTGGCTTCAATTGTGCTGAGGCTGTTAATGTTGCTCCCATAGACTGGTTACCACATGGACAGTGTGCTGTTGAGCTTTACAGCATGCAATGCCGGAAGACATCTGTGTCCCATGACAAGTTACTACTAGGTGCTGCAGAGAAAGCTGTCAGAGCACTCTGGGAGCTTTCATTCTTGGGGAGTAAAAGCCTGGATAACCTGAGATGGCAAAGAGTTTGTGGAAAGGATGGAACACTTACTAAGTCTATCCAG GCGAGAGTCTTGATGGAGCAGAAAAGAAGAGATTCTCTTTGTAGTACATGGCAGTTTAGGAAAATGGACAAGaattttgatgcatcaaaagAAAGAGAATGCTTCTCATGCTTTTATGATCTGCATCTCTCTGCTTCAGGCTGTGTGTGCTCTCCAAATCGTTTTGCATGCTTAACCCATGCAGAACTACTTTGCACATGTGATCCGGGTAAAAGGTTTTTCATTTTTCGCTATAACATGGAAGAATTAAATACCCTTCTGGAAGCTCTAGAAGGGGATTTGAATGCCATGAGACATTGCGCATTAGATATAGTAAGACCGATCCAACTTTCACAACTGGAAGTGAAGGAGAGGTCTGGAGAGATGAAGTCAGCTTATGCATCAGATATAAAGTACTCAGACCAAAGCTCATATAAATCACAGAAACAATTTATCAGTAACAATAATGGAGATGCAGATACCTCTTATCAGGATAATGGAAGTCAGGTATGCAAAGCTGTAAGTGAGAGCCCTGCTTGTTTCCAAAGGACAAAAGAAATCCCTGACATCAATGGGTCATGCAAATCTGACCATAATAATGCTTCAAAAGTTATGGAAGAAAATCGTCAAGGGCCAAGAATGTTTTATGCTTCTAGTGTAAAGGATGAATTTGGAAGTGAGAACCTTGACAAAGAACCCTTCCTTACCAAATCAGATGCAGTTGATATGCAGCAACTTGAAGTTGCATCCAAGTCATTGAGGGATAATTTGTTTGATGGTAGCACAGGTGAAAAGCATCACAGACAGTCTTCTGATCAAAATAGCAGGCAACCAGCCAAAGAATCAAATAGTAGAATTCCTGCATGTCTTGATAGCAAAGAAGAGCAAGGCTGGAGTTCTCCTATGTTAAAAAAGTCACATTACTCATGTTCCTTGGGCGTTGATGATCATGCATGTGATAGAACTCAGCTGGAATGCAAGTCTAAGATAACCAATAGCATGTTGATATCAAGTCCTGACTACAGATACTCCGTTTTGCCATGCCATCCTTCTGAGTTGGTTGCCCAGTATGATTTGACCAACAAAATTTTAAATGTGGTATCATGTCCCCAAGGTGCTGAACATCTCCCCAAATCCAGTCCAAAGCTATTTGGATATGAGCTTCGGAGACTTCAGCGGCACCGAACCACACATTCAGATGGTGAAGGTACTCGACTCATGGGTGCTGATCTGTCTCAATTTAATGAATTGGACCAACCTAGTCATGAAACTGAAAAAGTGAACCAGAGATCAAAGTATTTTATTGAGCCTCTTAACTTTGGAATGGTAATGCCGGGAAAGCGATGGTACACTAAGAAAGCAATATTTCCAAAAG GATTCAAAAGCCGGGTCAGATTTTTCAGCATCCTTGATCCTACAAAGATATGTAACTACATCTCGGAAGTACTGGATGCTGGACTTCTTAGGCCTCTGTTTAAG GTTACAGTAGAAGAGAACCAGGAGCAGACCTTCATGCATGTTTCGGCACAGCAGTGTTGGGACATGGTTCGAGATAGACTGAACCAAGAGATCATAAAACTATGTAATCATGGGAAGCGAAATCTCCCTCCATTGCAGCCAGCAGGGAGCATAGATGGGCTTGAAATGTTTGGCTTTCTATCCCCATCAATAATTCAG GTTATCGAGGCTCTCGATCCTCATCACCAGTGTTCAGATTACTGGGCATCAAAGTCGAATGTACTGTTGACATCTGAACTGATTGAAGTCACCCACCCACCTATAGAGGTGGTTAAGAACTCAGCTACCAGAAATGAGCCAGAGAAGAGCCTACTTCGATCAAGAAATACAAGAAAAACAGAAAACAAGTTGTTTGGCGTAGATATAACTCGGTCAGAGAAGGATCAACCGGATAGGAGCAGCTGTATACTGGCTGAAGAGGTCCAGGATGTGCTCGGAGGATTGTTCAGAAAGGCAAGCATGGAAGAATTAAGAATGGTGCACAAAATATTCTGCAGTAGTTCAGGAAGCAACAATTGGAGAGCAGCATTAGATACATTGCTGGATGAGATTCAGAGGAAGGCACATAAATAA
- the LOC140855538 gene encoding lysine-specific demethylase JMJ18-like isoform X2 produces the protein MGMSSEQTNLLKFPIEFRKDPGNAAESSGCSMEVTATPPVQMNAEHGGGNKGKFKRSLRNRNGIDYFILDYSSEGESDYEGAIKDCYFKCPLQTDDHPRSSGHSKPHKETARWIPEKACRPVIDEAPIFYPIEEEFKDTLRYIASIRQKAEQYGICRIVPPPSWKPTCLLKERSFWENAKFATRVQPVDLLQNREPMKKKSRNHCHRKRKRRRGKRFGMTRRCNNSNSSEANNDCAASDTDEKFGFQSGPDFTLKQFQEYANDFKVQYFGIEDSSETLVSCNEDPQKKWQPSVEEIEGEYWRIVEEPTEEVEVLYGADLETGVFGSGFPKAPLSNEIYSDPYALSGWNLNNFPRLSGSVLSFESGDISGVLVPWIYIGMCFSSFCWHVEDHHLYSLNYMHWGEPKIWYGVPGSDAVKLEDAMRKNLPELFEEQPDLLHELVTQLSPSVLKSEGVPVYRAIQNPGEFILTFPRAYHSGFNCGFNCAEAVNVAPIDWLPHGQCAVELYSMQCRKTSVSHDKLLLGAAEKAVRALWELSFLGSKSLDNLRWQRVCGKDGTLTKSIQARVLMEQKRRDSLCSTWQFRKMDKNFDASKERECFSCFYDLHLSASGCVCSPNRFACLTHAELLCTCDPGKRFFIFRYNMEELNTLLEALEGDLNAMRHCALDIVRPIQLSQLEVKERSGEMKSAYASDIKYSDQSSYKSQKQFISNNNGDADTSYQDNGSQVCKAVSESPACFQRTKEIPDINGSCKSDHNNASKVMEENRQGPRMFYASSVKDEFGSENLDKEPFLTKSDAVDMQQLEVASKSLRDNLFDGSTGEKHHRQSSDQNSRQPAKESNSRIPACLDSKEEQGWSSPMLKKSHYSCSLGVDDHACDRTQLECKSKITNSMLISSPDYRYSVLPCHPSELVAQYDLTNKILNVVSCPQGAEHLPKSSPKLFGYELRRLQRHRTTHSDGEGTRLMGADLSQFNELDQPSHETEKVNQRSKYFIEPLNFGMVMPGKRWYTKKAIFPKGFKSRVRFFSILDPTKICNYISEVLDAGLLRPLFKVTVEENQEQTFMHVSAQQCWDMVRDRLNQEIIKLCNHGKRNLPPLQPAGSIDGLEMFGFLSPSIIQVIEALDPHHQCSDYWASKSNVLLTSELIEVTHPPIEVVKNSATRNEPEKSLLRSRNTRKTENKLFGVDITRSEKDQPDRSSCILAEEVQDVLGGLFRKASMEELRMVHKIFCSSSGSNNWRAALDTLLDEIQRKAHK, from the exons ATGGGAATGTCAAGTGAACAAACTAATTTGTTGAAATTTCCTATTGAATTCAGAAAGGATCCGGGTAATGCTGCAGAGAGTTCTGGTTGTTCCATGGAAGTTACTGCAACGCCACCGGTACAAATGAATGCTGAGCATGGTGGTGGCAACAAAGGGAAGTTTAAACGCTCTCTTCGGAACAGAAACGGGATAGATTATTTTATACTTGATTATAGCTCAGAGGGGGAATCAGACTATGAAGGGGCGATCAAG GATTGCTATTTTAAATGTCCTCTGCAAACTGATGACCATCCCAGATCGTCAGGCCACTCTAAACCGCACAAG GAAACTGCTAGATGGATTCCAGAAAAAGCATGTAGACCAGTTATTGATGAAGCTCCTATATTCTACCCCATTGAAGAG GAGTTCAAAGACACTCTTCGTTATATTGCTAGCATACGCCAGAAAGCTGAACAATATGGTATATGCCGCATTGTGCCACCACCTTCCTGGAAGCCTACCTGCCTTCTGAAAGAGAGGAGCTTCTGGGAGAATGCCAAGTTTGCTACTCGAGTTCAACCAGTTGACTTGCTTCAAAATAGAGagccaatgaaaaaaaaatccagGAATCATTGTCACaggaaaaggaagagaagaagaggcaaaagatttggaatgactCGTAGATGTAATAACTCCAATAGCTCAGAGGCTAATAATGACTGTGCTGCCTCAGACACGGATGAAAAATTTGGTTTCCAGTCTGGTCCAGACTTCACACTGAAACAATTCCAGGAATATGCTAATGACTTCAAGGTgcaatattttggcattgaagattctAGCGAAACCTTAGTTTCCTGTAATGAAGATCCTCAGAAGAAGTGGCAACCCTCAGTGGAGGAAATTGAAGGGGAATACTGGCGAATAGTTGAAGAACCAACCGAAGAAGTCGAG GTACTCTATGGTGCTGATTTGGAAACTGGTGTATTTGGTAGCGGGTTTCCTAAAGCACCATTATCAAATGAAATTTACTCAGATCCATATGCGCTGTCAGGCTGGAACTTGAACAATTTTCCTCGACTTTCCGGTTCTGTACTTTCTTTTGAAAGTGGAGATATCTCTGGAGTCCTAGTGCCTTGGATATACATTGGGATGTGTTTTTCATCATTTTGTTGG CATGTGGAAGATCACCACCTCTATTCTCTGAACTATATGCACTGGGGTGAACCCAAAATATGGTATGGGGTCCCTGGAAGTGATGCTGTGAAATTGGAAGATGCCATGAGAAAGAATTTACCAGAATTATTTGAAGAACAACCTGATTTGCTGCACGAATTG GTTACTCAATTGTCTCCTTCTGTTCTAAAGTCTGAGGGTGTTCCAGTTTACCGTGCTATTCAGAATCCTGGGGAATTTATTCTTACTTTTCCAAGAGCATACCACTCTGGCTTCAACTGTGGCTTCAATTGTGCTGAGGCTGTTAATGTTGCTCCCATAGACTGGTTACCACATGGACAGTGTGCTGTTGAGCTTTACAGCATGCAATGCCGGAAGACATCTGTGTCCCATGACAAGTTACTACTAGGTGCTGCAGAGAAAGCTGTCAGAGCACTCTGGGAGCTTTCATTCTTGGGGAGTAAAAGCCTGGATAACCTGAGATGGCAAAGAGTTTGTGGAAAGGATGGAACACTTACTAAGTCTATCCAG GCGAGAGTCTTGATGGAGCAGAAAAGAAGAGATTCTCTTTGTAGTACATGGCAGTTTAGGAAAATGGACAAGaattttgatgcatcaaaagAAAGAGAATGCTTCTCATGCTTTTATGATCTGCATCTCTCTGCTTCAGGCTGTGTGTGCTCTCCAAATCGTTTTGCATGCTTAACCCATGCAGAACTACTTTGCACATGTGATCCGGGTAAAAGGTTTTTCATTTTTCGCTATAACATGGAAGAATTAAATACCCTTCTGGAAGCTCTAGAAGGGGATTTGAATGCCATGAGACATTGCGCATTAGATATAGTAAGACCGATCCAACTTTCACAACTGGAAGTGAAGGAGAGGTCTGGAGAGATGAAGTCAGCTTATGCATCAGATATAAAGTACTCAGACCAAAGCTCATATAAATCACAGAAACAATTTATCAGTAACAATAATGGAGATGCAGATACCTCTTATCAGGATAATGGAAGTCAGGTATGCAAAGCTGTAAGTGAGAGCCCTGCTTGTTTCCAAAGGACAAAAGAAATCCCTGACATCAATGGGTCATGCAAATCTGACCATAATAATGCTTCAAAAGTTATGGAAGAAAATCGTCAAGGGCCAAGAATGTTTTATGCTTCTAGTGTAAAGGATGAATTTGGAAGTGAGAACCTTGACAAAGAACCCTTCCTTACCAAATCAGATGCAGTTGATATGCAGCAACTTGAAGTTGCATCCAAGTCATTGAGGGATAATTTGTTTGATGGTAGCACAGGTGAAAAGCATCACAGACAGTCTTCTGATCAAAATAGCAGGCAACCAGCCAAAGAATCAAATAGTAGAATTCCTGCATGTCTTGATAGCAAAGAAGAGCAAGGCTGGAGTTCTCCTATGTTAAAAAAGTCACATTACTCATGTTCCTTGGGCGTTGATGATCATGCATGTGATAGAACTCAGCTGGAATGCAAGTCTAAGATAACCAATAGCATGTTGATATCAAGTCCTGACTACAGATACTCCGTTTTGCCATGCCATCCTTCTGAGTTGGTTGCCCAGTATGATTTGACCAACAAAATTTTAAATGTGGTATCATGTCCCCAAGGTGCTGAACATCTCCCCAAATCCAGTCCAAAGCTATTTGGATATGAGCTTCGGAGACTTCAGCGGCACCGAACCACACATTCAGATGGTGAAGGTACTCGACTCATGGGTGCTGATCTGTCTCAATTTAATGAATTGGACCAACCTAGTCATGAAACTGAAAAAGTGAACCAGAGATCAAAGTATTTTATTGAGCCTCTTAACTTTGGAATGGTAATGCCGGGAAAGCGATGGTACACTAAGAAAGCAATATTTCCAAAAG GATTCAAAAGCCGGGTCAGATTTTTCAGCATCCTTGATCCTACAAAGATATGTAACTACATCTCGGAAGTACTGGATGCTGGACTTCTTAGGCCTCTGTTTAAG GTTACAGTAGAAGAGAACCAGGAGCAGACCTTCATGCATGTTTCGGCACAGCAGTGTTGGGACATGGTTCGAGATAGACTGAACCAAGAGATCATAAAACTATGTAATCATGGGAAGCGAAATCTCCCTCCATTGCAGCCAGCAGGGAGCATAGATGGGCTTGAAATGTTTGGCTTTCTATCCCCATCAATAATTCAG GTTATCGAGGCTCTCGATCCTCATCACCAGTGTTCAGATTACTGGGCATCAAAGTCGAATGTACTGTTGACATCTGAACTGATTGAAGTCACCCACCCACCTATAGAGGTGGTTAAGAACTCAGCTACCAGAAATGAGCCAGAGAAGAGCCTACTTCGATCAAGAAATACAAGAAAAACAGAAAACAAGTTGTTTGGCGTAGATATAACTCGGTCAGAGAAGGATCAACCGGATAGGAGCAGCTGTATACTGGCTGAAGAGGTCCAGGATGTGCTCGGAGGATTGTTCAGAAAGGCAAGCATGGAAGAATTAAGAATGGTGCACAAAATATTCTGCAGTAGTTCAGGAAGCAACAATTGGAGAGCAGCATTAGATACATTGCTGGATGAGATTCAGAGGAAGGCACATAAATAA